One Bubalus bubalis isolate 160015118507 breed Murrah chromosome 10, NDDB_SH_1, whole genome shotgun sequence genomic window carries:
- the LOC102416346 gene encoding LOW QUALITY PROTEIN: FACT complex subunit SSRP1-like (The sequence of the model RefSeq protein was modified relative to this genomic sequence to represent the inferred CDS: inserted 2 bases in 2 codons) has translation MLCGPLESKATYATRGNNALTHKRLSALSATQNKAKLCTDPDSVRAARHLGHLPQDLRVLGLSMVVKYASTKDILYSTWNHDIRIYPTFLHLHGKTFDYKIPYTTVLRLFLLPHKDQRQMFFVISLDPRIKQGQTRYHLLILLFSKDEDISLTLNMNEXEVEKPFEGLLTKNMSGSLYEMVSRVMKALVNHKIPVPGNFQGHSGAQCITCSYKASSGLLYPLERGFIYVHKPPVHIRFDEISLVNFARGTTTTRSFDFEIETKQGTQYTFSSIEREEYGKLFDFVNAKKLNIKKRGLKEGMNPSYDEYANSDEDQHDAYLEWMKGEGKIREENANDSSDDSGEETDESFNPGEEEEDVAEEFDSNASANSSSNEGNSDQEEKKRKQLEKAKMAKDHKSRKKPLEVKKGKDPNAPKRPMSAYMLWQNASREKIKSDHPGISITGLSKKVGEIWKGMSKEKKEEWDCKAEDARREYEKAMKEYEGGRGESSKRDKSKKKKKVKVKMEKKSTPSQGSSSKSSSRQLSESFKSKEFVSSDESSSGENKXQKKRRRSEDSEEEELASTPPSSEDSASGSDE, from the exons ATGCTTTGTGGGCCTTTGGAATCTAAGGCAACATATGCTACTCGTGGGAACAATGCTCTGACTCACAAAAGGCTCTCAGCTTTGAGTGCTACCCAGAATAAGGCAAAATTATGTACAGATCCAGACTCAGTGAGAGCTGCTCGGCACTTGGGCCATTTGCCTCAAGATCTGAGAGTGCTCGGGTTATCCATGGTGGTTAAATATGCAAG caccaaggacatactgtatagcacatggaaccaCGACATCCGCATCTACCCCACCTTCCTGCACCTCCACGGCAAGACCTTCGACTACAAGATCCCCTACACCACGGTGCTGCGGCTCTTCCTGCTGCCCCACAAGGACCAGCGCCAGATGTTCTTTGTGATCAGCCTGGACCCCCGCATCAAGCAGGGTCAGACTCGCTACCACTTGCTCATCCTGCTCTTCTCCAAGGATGAGGACATCTCCCTGACGCTCAACATGAACG GAGAGGTGGAGAAGCCCTTTGAGGGGCTGCTCACCAAGAACATGTCGGGATCCCTCTACGAGATGGTCAGCCGGGTCATGAAAGCGCTGGTGAACCACAAGATCCCGGTCCCAGGCAACTTCCAAGGGCACTCGGGGGCCCAGTGCATCACCTGCTCCTACAAAGCCAGCTCAGGGCTGCTGTACCCTTTGGAGCGGGGCTTCATCTACGTCCACAAGCCGCCCGTGCACATCCGCTTCGACGAGATCTCCCTTGTCAACTTCGCCCGCGGGACCACCACCACGCGTTCCTTTGACTTTGAAATTGAGACCAAGCAGGGCACCCAGTATACCTTCAGCAGCATTGAGAGGGAGGAGTACGGCAAGCTGTTCGACTTTGTCAACGCCAAGAAGCTCAACATCAAAAAGCGAGGGCTAAAAGAGGGCATGAACCCCAGCTACGACGAATACGCCAACTCCGACGAAGACCAGCACGACGCCTACCTGGAATGGATGAAGGGGGAGGGCAAGATCCGTGAGGAGAACGCCAACGACAGCAGCGATGACTCGGGAGAGGAGACCGATGAGTCCTTCAACCCgggtgaagaggaggaggatgtgGCAGAGGAGTTTGACAGCAACGCCTCTGCCAACTCCTCCAGTAACGAGGGCAACAGCgaccaggaagaaaagaaacgGAAGCAGCTTGAAAAGGCCAAGATGGCCAAGGACCACAAGAGCCGCAAGAAGCCCCTGGAGGTAAAGAAGGGCAAGGACCCCAACGCCCCCAAGAGGCCCATGTCCGCCTACATGCTGTGGCAGAACGCCAGCCGGGAGAAGATCAAGTCGGACCATCCAGGCATCAGCATCACGGGCCTCTCCAAGAAGGTGGGTGAGATCTGGAAGGGAATGTccaaggagaagaaggaggagtgGGATTGCAAGGCTGAGGATGCCAGGAGGGAATATGAAAAAGCCATGAAGGAATATGAAGGCGGCCGTGGAGAGTCCTCCAAGAGGGACaagtccaagaagaagaagaaagtcaaagtgaagatggagaagaaatCCACACCCTCCCAGGGCTCATCATCGAAGTCTTCATCAAGGCAGCTGAGCGAGAGCTTCAAGAGCAAAGAGTTTGTGTCCAGTGACGAGAGCTCTTCCGGAGAAAACA GGCAAAAGAAGAGAAGGCGGAGTGAGGACTCCGAAGAAGAGGAACTAGCCAGTACTCCACCCAGCTCAGAAGACTCGGCATCAGGGTCTGATGAATAG